AACATTGATTCGGTCTATAAAGACCAAGTTGTGGCCTTTAGGCAACGACGTAGGATTTGTTCCCGGCCACGGACCTATTTCAACTATCGGTAGAGAGCGAAGAACAAACCCATTCGTAGCTGACGAAATGCCTCTGTATTAATAGTCATTTGATGGTCATTATTTTAAATAAAGTCCGCTAAATATCGGTTTTTGTTCAATTATTATTCAACCTATCGTCCAAAACTGTAATTCGTATCGAATTTTTGGTATAAAAGCGCTCTTTAGTTTTTACCGCTGCGGATTTTAGGAAAATATAATGAGACTCGCTCATAAACGTAAAGTGCAAATGAAGTTGCAAAAACGCGTAAAAGTCGTTTTAACAGCACCTTCAACAGAGCCAAAACAGAAAAAAACAGTTCAAAATGACGTGATTAAAGTAACAGAAGAGAAAGTTGTTACGTCTATTGCCTTAACACCAAAACAACAACAAGTTCTTGATATTGTTTTGAATAGTCCTGAAGGAATCAATAGTAAACAAATTGGTTTAGAAGCAGGGCAAGAAGAAGGCAAAGCTGCCTCTTGGGCGACGGGTGCACTGAAAAAGTTACTAGAAGAAAATCTTGTACTAAAAGTGCAGCTTGAAGGTAACAAGGTTCAGTATAAAGCGAACTAAGACCTTATTTAATTAGGCCCATAAAAACGAAGCTCCTTATTAGGAGCTTTTTTGGTTTTACTCTGCTGTTTTTCCATCGGTGAGCTATAGGTCACAAAATTATAACATTTATCCAGTCGGGTTTAATGTTAACTACGTAGGTACTATATACCAGCCTACTTTCCTTATAAACCAATAAATCATTGTAATATAACGATATAAACCCACGATAATTTTCTCCTTGCGTATTAATACGTAATACTAAAGTCGAACTTAAATGTGTAAATGTTAATTGGATGCGTGTTCACGCCGATTTCATTATGTGTCGAATATGTCCATTGTTACCCCGTGTGCTTACTGGCGTAAGTATCGGTAAAATAACAAAGGACGTAAAAAAATGAGCCTAATTTCGAAATCAGTGAAACGAGTCTTTA
This portion of the Vibrio sp. VB16 genome encodes:
- a CDS encoding MarR family transcriptional regulator, giving the protein MRLAHKRKVQMKLQKRVKVVLTAPSTEPKQKKTVQNDVIKVTEEKVVTSIALTPKQQQVLDIVLNSPEGINSKQIGLEAGQEEGKAASWATGALKKLLEENLVLKVQLEGNKVQYKAN